A section of the Parasteatoda tepidariorum isolate YZ-2023 chromosome 6, CAS_Ptep_4.0, whole genome shotgun sequence genome encodes:
- the LOC122270283 gene encoding zinc finger BED domain-containing protein 5-like, producing MDKWLIKIPTNKSATPSQPSCSASNPTSSKTKKRKYDESYLQYGFTCSSHNNEEQPVCLICKEVLAAESMKPSKLQRHLNTKHATLSKKPIEYFERLLQTSNKEKNTLEKYVTLNDKYLLASYEVSYLIAKTKKPFTIGEQLLLPAAIRMSEIVHGKQYAAEISKIPLSNDTVSKRISDISNDQFQQLLMRLKDSSKFAIQLDESTDISKMAQLLLFVRYIYEGSIHEDILFCRPLEGHTRGKDIYKKVNEFFEKEGLNWKNCVGVCTDGAAAMTGQDLGFTAFVKAGNDHITFTHCMIHREALVVKKIAPELNTVFFDAVKIINFIKSRALNSRLFKNLCIDMDSDYTSLLLHAEVRWLSRGRSLKRLLTLKDEVLIFLTEQNSNLADYFQDNLWLLKLCYLADIFDKINDMNLSMQGVCVNMFMLKNKLEAFVKKILIWKNRVESGSLEMFPFTDEYIISNNISKKDTPITKIIVNHLKDMEVYMHRYFPNDIDTQQWICNPFSIEMEEINFLNLKAQEEFAELTSDTTLRLRFYQVPVHEFWIEIKSEYHLLSEMAMNKLLPFCTTYLCESAFSTLTYIKSKYRSTLINVENLLRSALTQIEPRFNYLCKNKQPHPSH from the coding sequence ATGGATAAATGGCTAATTAAAATTCCAACTAATAAGTCTGCCACGCCGTCACAACCAAGTTGCAGTGCTTCAAATCCGACTtctagcaaaacaaaaaaaagaaaatatgacgAATCATATTTGCAGTATGGCTTCACATGCTCTTCTCACAACAATGAAGAACAACCAGTGTGCTTAATTTGCAAAGAAGTTTTGGCTGCAGAAAGCATGAAACCGTCAAAACTGCAACGACATTTGAATACTAAACATGCAACGTTATCAAAAAAGCCAATAGAATATTTTGAGCGTCTTTTGCAAAcatcaaataaagaaaagaacacTTTGGAGAAGTATGTTACTTTGAATGATAAATATCTATTGGCATCGTATGAAGTTTCGTATTTGATAGCAAAAACGAAAAAGCCTTTTACTATTGGAGAGCAACTTTTACTACCTGCAGCTATAAGAATGTCTGAAATTGTTCATGGAAAACAGTATGCTGCTGAAATTAGTAAAATTCCATTATCAAATGACACTGTGTCCAAAAGAATTTCAGACATTAGCAATGATCAATTTCAACAGCTTCTTATGAGGCTTAAAGACAGCTCAAAGTTTGCAATACAACTGGACGAGTCGACAGACATTTCAAAAATGGCACAGTTGTTACTTTTTGTAAGATATATTTATGAGGGAAGCATTCATGAAGATATACTGTTTTGTCGTCCTCTGGAAGGTCATACTCGTggaaaagatatatataaaaaagtaaatgagttttttgaaaaagaaggattaaattggaaaaattgtgTTGGTGTGTGCACGGACGGTGCTGCAGCAATGACCGGACAAGATCTTGGTTTTACAGCATTTGTTAAAGCTGGAAATGATCATATTACATTTACACATTGTATGATTCACCGAGAGGCacttgttgttaaaaaaattgcaccagAATTAAACACTGTGTTTTTTGATGCAGTCAAAatcattaactttattaaaagtcgagcacttaatagtcgattgtttaaaaatttgtgcattGATATGGATTCGGATTATACAAGTTTATTGCTACATGCTGAAGTTAGGTGGCTATCAAGAGGTCGAAGTTTGAAAcgattattaactttaaaagatgAAGTTCTTATATTTCTAACAGAGCAAAATTCTAATTTGGCCGattattttcaagataatttaTGGCTTCTCAAGCTATGCTATTTGGcagatatttttgataaaatcaatGATATGAATTTATCAATGCAGGGAGTCTGCGTTAATatgtttatgttaaaaaataaacttgaggcctttgttaaaaaaattcttatatggAAGAACAGAGTGGAAAGTGGATCGCTCGAAATGTTTCCATTTACTGACGAGTATATAATTagtaacaatatttcaaaaaaagatactcctataacaaaaattatagttaatcaTTTGAAGGATATGGAAGTTTACATGCATAGGTATTTTCCCAATGATATCGATACACAACAATGGATTTGCAATccattttcaattgaaatggaagaaattaattttttaaacttaaaagcaCAAGAAGAATTTGCCGAATTAACAAGTGATACTACCTTGCGACTTAGATTTTATCAAGTACCTGTGCATGAATTTTGGATAGAAATCAAATCAGAATATCACCTACTATCGGAAATGGCAATGAACAAATTACTGCCATTTTGTACGACATATTTATGTGAATCAGCCTTTTCCACATTAActtacataaaatcaaaataccgTTCAACTTTAATAaacgttgaaaatttattacgaTCTGCACTAACTCAAATTGAGCctagatttaattatttgtgtaaaaataaacaaccaCATCCGTcacattaa